From Halomarina ordinaria:
CGACGCGCGACGCGACCGAGGAGCGCCTCGCGGAAGGGAGGCGGCTGCTCGAAGAGGGGAAGTGCCCGGAGTGTGGTCAACCCGTCGAGGACTCGCCGCACGTCGAGTCGCTCTCCGAGTTCGAGGCGCAGGTCGAAGACATCGAGGCGGGCCTGGCGGCGAAGCGCGAGTCGCTCTCGGAGCTCGAGGCGCGTCTCGAGGAACTGGGCGACCTCGCCGACGCCGAGGACCGCCTCGACGAACTCGGGACGAAGCGGTCGCTGCTCGAAGAGCGCGTCGAGGAGCGCCAAACGGAGGTAGAGGAGAAACGCGAGCGTGCCGAGGCGAAGCGCGAGGAGGCGGCGACCCTCGACGAGCAGGCGAGCGAGAAGCGCGAGGTGGCCGAGGCGAAGCGCGAGGAGGCCGCCGCCGAGCGCGAGGAGAGCGAGGCGCTGACCGAGGAGCGCGACGACCTGACGGCCGAGCGCGAGGGGCTCGACGCGGCGCTCGACCGCCTCTCGGACGTCGCCGACGAGGAGGCGGCGATAGAGAACCTGCGCGCGGAGCGCGAGCACCTCGCGGAACTGAACGACCAGCGCCGCGACCGCCTCGCGGAGAAGCGCGACCGTCGCTCGGAACTCGAGGCCGAGTTCGACGAGTCGAGCGTCGAGGCGGCACGCGAGCGAAAGCGCGACGCGGAGGCGTACCTGGAGCAGGTCGAGCCGGCCATGGACGAGTTGCGCGAGGAACGCGACCACCTCGTCGGCCGCATCGAGCGCACCAGAGGCGAACTCTCGGACCTCGAGGACCTGCGCGCGACGCGCGACGACCTCGCGGCGACCGTCGACCGCCTCGACTCGCTGTACGAGGAGACCGAGTCGCTCCAGGCGATGTACGCGGACCTGCGCGCGGACCTCCGCCAGCGGAACGTGACGAAGCTCGAGGGGCTGCTCAACGAGACGTTCGACCTCGTCTACCAGAACGACTCCTACGCCCGCATCGAACTCGACGGCGAGTACGAACTCACCGTCTACCAGAAGGACGGCGAGCCGCTCGACCCCGAACAGCTCTCGGGCGGCGAGCGCGCGCTGTTCAACCTCTCGTTGCGCTGTGCCATCTACCGGCTCCTCGCCGAGGGTATCGAGGGGACTGCGCCGTTGCCGCCGCTCATCCTCGACGAGCCGACGGTGTTCCTCGACGCGGGACACGTCTCCAAGCTGGTCGAACTCGTCGAGTCGATGCGGCGCGTCGGCGTCGAGCAGATTGCCGTCGTGAGCCACGACGAGGAACTCGTCGGTGCGGCCGACGACCTCGTCCGCGTCGAGAAGGACCCCACGACGAACCGCTCGACGGTCACCCGCGACGAGGCGGCGCTGGCGTCGGCCGTGCGGTCGGCCGCCGACGCCTCCTCGGGCGACTGAGCGAACGGCTCAGGCCGAGTCGTCGGTCCGTTCGCGGAGCGCGACCAGCGCCCGGCGCGCGTCGTCGGTCGTGTCGTAGCCCGGTTCGCCGACCACGTCGGCGCGTTCGACCAGTCCCGCGGCGCGGAACTCCGTGAGGAGTCCGAGGGTGTCGCTCTCGCAGAGGTCGTAGGCGGCCATCAGGTCGCGAACGGCGAGCGGGCCGCGACGGTCGACTTCGAGCAGGAGTCCGAGCGCGCGGTCGTCGCGGACGGCGGCGAGCAGTCGGCGGAGGGCCGGCGGCACCTCGCGGGCGGCGGTTTCGAGCGGCGACTCGCCGTCGACGTCCGTGAGGCGGTCGTTCCTGACGTAGCGCTCCTCGCCGGTCTCGGGGTCGCGCACGAGCGAACTCTCGCCCGAGCGCTTGAGCAAGAGGTAGCGG
This genomic window contains:
- the rad50 gene encoding DNA double-strand break repair ATPase Rad50, with translation MRFERVRLSNFKCYDDADLGLDRGVTVIHGLNGSGKSSLLEACFFALYGATALDTTLDEVVTIGADDATVELWFVHGGERFHLERRVRVSGERAQTATCVLETPEGTVEGARDVRAHVTDLLRMDAEAFVNCAYVRQGEVNKLINASPGERQDMIDDLLQLGRLEEYRERASEARLGVKRVRNEKRAVLEDVETRVAEREEEDLHARLNDLESRLKERRAKLERYEEQREKAASTREEAERVLERHEETRQQLAALREDVDDLQSDIAEAERERDARREAIAERRERIADLESAAEEAIEPTAVEAVDEDAIAARREALDERREELAEEVSERRMQAQAFGNQADRLADRAAEHESQASEHRERADTLESEADDAAAALETRRETLAELEEEATALRERFADAPVDVGEASAERDALREEREDLRGDIADLEATRDATEERLAEGRRLLEEGKCPECGQPVEDSPHVESLSEFEAQVEDIEAGLAAKRESLSELEARLEELGDLADAEDRLDELGTKRSLLEERVEERQTEVEEKRERAEAKREEAATLDEQASEKREVAEAKREEAAAEREESEALTEERDDLTAEREGLDAALDRLSDVADEEAAIENLRAEREHLAELNDQRRDRLAEKRDRRSELEAEFDESSVEAARERKRDAEAYLEQVEPAMDELREERDHLVGRIERTRGELSDLEDLRATRDDLAATVDRLDSLYEETESLQAMYADLRADLRQRNVTKLEGLLNETFDLVYQNDSYARIELDGEYELTVYQKDGEPLDPEQLSGGERALFNLSLRCAIYRLLAEGIEGTAPLPPLILDEPTVFLDAGHVSKLVELVESMRRVGVEQIAVVSHDEELVGAADDLVRVEKDPTTNRSTVTRDEAALASAVRSAADASSGD
- a CDS encoding DUF7346 family protein produces the protein MRTLRDDDGTRYLLLKRSGESSLVRDPETGEERYVRNDRLTDVDGESPLETAAREVPPALRRLLAAVRDDRALGLLLEVDRRGPLAVRDLMAAYDLCESDTLGLLTEFRAAGLVERADVVGEPGYDTTDDARRALVALRERTDDSA